The Bicyclus anynana chromosome 3, ilBicAnyn1.1, whole genome shotgun sequence genome has a window encoding:
- the LOC112046666 gene encoding zinc finger and BTB domain-containing protein 14 codes for MNNAPQFSLRWNNYVTHVTEAFNALRFENDLVDVTLCCDGGKIRAHKMLLSACSSYFRQIFKENPCQHPVIIFRNFKFDDLNAIINFMYHGEVNIFQEQLESFLITAELLEVKGLTDNVEEETSSNQLRISESNSLDLSSKSNRVNDAPAPVLVEEPVNLTILPWSRGDNIPQENTTATQDNAVATQDNVAAIQDNDVEVQEPQPETSKTDNSVTKSKQGTSSEEMQVDTQTSVEDLSDKSSTESDLAKFRCQLCPKGFKHPTSLTLHKDSHAGKTQCPVCHRSFSRSYDMRSHLQRIHQGKQLTIKEIRYKNNSDSVGPKQFTHNI; via the exons ATGAATAACGCACCACAGTTTTCACTCCGATGGAATAATTATGTTACTCACGTAACGGAGGCATTTAATGCACTGAGATTTGAAAATGACTTGGTGGACGTAACCCTATGTTGTGATGGTGGCAAAATACGAGCCCACAAAATGTTACTATCAGCGTGCAGTAGTTATTTTagacaaatatttaaagaaaatccCTGCCAGCATCCTGTCATTATATTTAGAAACTTTAAATTTGACGATCTCAATGCAATTATCAACTTCATGTATCACGGTGAGGTGAATATATTTCAAGAGCAGTTGGAATCTTTTCTAATAACTGCGGAGCTTTTAGAAGTAAAGGGTTTGACTGACAACGTGGAGGAAGAAACGTCGAGTAACCAGTTAAGAATCAGTGAGAGTAATTCATTGGACTTGAGTTCTAAATCAAATAGAGTCAATGACGCTCCTGCACCCGTTCTTGTTGAAGAACCCGTAAACTTGACGATATTACCATGGAGCAGAGGTGACAACATTCCACAAGAGAACACAACAGCTACACAAGATAACGCAGTAGCTACCCAAGATAATGTTGCAGCTATACAAGATAATGACGTTGAGGTCCAAGAGCCCCAACCTGAGACATCCAAAACAGATAACAGTGTCACAAAATCAAAACAAGGCACATCTAGTGAAGAAATGCAAGTGGACACACAGACTTCAGTTGAAGATTTATCAGATAAAAGTAGTACAG aATCAGACCTGGCCAAGTTTCGATGTCAGTTGTGCCCTAAAGGTTTTAAGCACCCTACATCCTTAACGTTGCATAAAGACTCGCACGCAGGTAAAACACAATGCCCAGTGTGTCACAGGTCATTTTCACGCTCCTACGACATGAGAAGCCATCTACAAAGAATCCACCAGGGGAAACAGTTAACTATAAAAGAGATTAGATACAAGAACAACAGCGACAGTGTTGGACCCAAGCAATTTACTCACAATATTTAG
- the LOC112046661 gene encoding geranylgeranyl transferase type-2 subunit alpha, which produces MHGRIKVRTTEEEKARKEKERQEKLKVFKHAMQKILYKRKQGEQDDEQLEITGKVLSSNPDIYTLWNIRREILILFSKTKNEEEMSKIYDTELNLTEYCLKINPKSYCSWHQREWVLTSRPNPDWKKELELCNTYLKYDERNFHTWDYRRFVVSQFKPPLQEEFDFTTEKLYDNFSNYSAWHYRSKMLVELYPDVKGGRPIQDNHHKHELKMVQSAAFTDPDDTSAWFYQRWLLGAVKVTIQLVSYTVTPLKTTLAWSRKVSNNYINSNVNIYFNNQLVEGKWIPCTGLEYDDLWIFEHNQEVSDNMDIKVEHGVGDEKQIINSEKYQPCTYVGKNKIFFKNQYSQPVIEELNEQLDSCRQLLALEPDNKWTLLTTTFFLYCIDANLYHKEIMVNLETLKDLDSQRAGYYSDLISKWSIEQQLPQDYNSNSLEYKISFSQKITSLPHLNYYSYCQVVDLSNQALTSRILPTLTKLQHCKVLNLSSNKINTLDGFPDIDLEELHLEDNIELDKMEVEVFKHKHKFMKIYF; this is translated from the exons ATG CATGGAAGAATTAAAGTTCGAACAACTGAAGAGGAAAAGGCTAGAAAAGAGAAAGAAAGGCAAGAGAAACTTAAAGTCTTTAAACATGCTATGCAGAAGATTCTATATAAA agAAAACAAGGTGAACAGGATGATGAACAGTTAGAAATCACTGGAAAGGTACTATCATCAAACCCAGACATTTATACACTGTGGAACATCAGGCGAGAAATACTAATTCTTTTCAg TAAAACGAAAAATGAAGAAGAAATGTCCAAAATATATGATACAGAGTTGAACTTAACAGAGTACTGTCTCAAAATTAATCCAAAGTCCTATTGTTCCTGGCACCAAAGAGAATGGGTTTTGACTTCAAGACCTAATCCAGATTGGAAAAAAGAACTGGAACTGTGTAACACATACCTCAAGTATGACGAGAGAAACT ttCACACATGGGATTATCGCCGGTTCGTGGTGAGCCAGTTCAAGCCGCCACTGCAAGAGGAGTTTGACTTCACCACTGAAAAGTTATATGACAATTTCTCAAATTATTCAGCTTGGCATTATAGAAGCAAAATGTTAGTTGAATTATATCCTGATGTAAAag GAGGAAGACCCATACAAGATAATCATCACAAACATGAGCTAAAAATGGTTCAGAGCGCAGCGTTTACAGATCCTGATGATACCAGTGCATGGTTTTATCAAAGATGGTTACTAG GTGCAGTAAAAGTCACAATTCAACTTGTTTCATATACTGTGACACCATTAAAGACAACACTCGCTTGGAGTAGAAAAGTTTCTAACAACTATATAAATAGCAATGTTAACATATACTTTAACAACCAATTGGTTGAAGGCAAGTGGATCCCGTGCACCGGTCTCGAATATGATGATTTATGGATTTTTGAACATAATCAAGAAGTTAGCGATAATATGGACATTAAG gtAGAGCATGGTGTTGGTGATGAAAAGCAAATAATTAACAGTGAGAAGTATCAACCTTGTACATATGTgggtaaaaacaaaatattcttcAAAAACCAATATTCTCAGCCTGTAATAGAAGAGCTGAATGAACAACTTGATTCATGTCGTCAGCTGCTTGCGTTAGAACCAGATAATAAAT GGACATTACTAACTACAACATTCTTCTTGTACTGTATTGATGCAAATCTGTATCACAAAGAAATCATGGTGAATCTTGAAACTTTGAAAGATTTGGACTCTCAAAGGGCTGGATATTACAGTGATTTAATATCAAAATGGAGTATTGAACAACAGCTACCTCAAGATTATAATTCCAACAGTctagaatataaaatatcttttagtcaaaaaataacaagtttacctcatttaaattattacagtTATTGTCAAGTTGTTGACCTATCCAACCAGGCTCTGACATCAAGAATACTGCCAACATTAACAAAACTGCAACATTGTAAG gtacTGAATTTATCAAGCAACAAAATAAACACATTAGATGGATTTCCTGATATAGATTTGGAAGAGTTGCATTTAGAAGATAATATTGAATTAGACAAAATGGAGGTGGAAGTTtttaaacacaaacacaaatttatgaaaatatacttttaa
- the LOC112046660 gene encoding exonuclease mut-7 homolog codes for MEVDLKQLVHKDQIIKIVPSTEESLRNLGVNTDLDETVQLWFNHLKQHWKTWKKCPATDGHFNSLFQITEDPYTVALVCSVKCEEFKDSKCKTLPYYIIETLAQWAQLNGKTPTDTLKLPAFHISISQRSAQFLKLMINTYHVHTIKEIILPIVQGMIKNDNSKLASQIVIAMKLYDDIPVEDLLFPFILQDKANMIDEYLSECPKQVKPLLLFLDRLLDKNLSVKDYAQKYIEDNKVSHVKYDKIHYKPLGKLVGRLCNKFNIPVESCKNLSKNRTTGGLRYLIHQKYVENNVSSSVWDDLVKDSLQQSGCAQEFIDMLVDYDTNEALKWASHFKIPDNSLPLALKNLSLQEVPPVDENWDQENATHNFYKLPVPQNNIIFIDTAEKFYDVVTTLVNCSILSMDCEWKPSFGAVQSQVALIQIATFDYIYLIDTIILNSKQYTSFWYRFNKSVLDNAEIIKLGFGLEQDLKEIKASVNGLGSIKVKGEGFLDLSLLWKSVINLGLSLPSDSDTGGNSLTSIVQACFGVPVEKSEQCSNWELRPLRQTQINYAAIDAYVLLEIYKYLQKLCLEQHINFEEICNYVMIEKKIKTTKKNKVADRIQASVKDFQRLSKDVKILVESDLSHLLPYLRYCDIDTMATSPTTYWHDTINLALSEDRLILTSKLKLTPTVKYSQNFILDICKCTAVKDQLHKVLSSFNIIVKQSDLLNRCLNCNEKELKILSPNAVMELCKKYGASSNNKVNIRHASDNEEDDAYCDNFLSDSDGDDFCLYQPVNTKTHTAQSNSKVLSESCVTSKGAKIQYISNIQRLSTSGKPATLCENCGKLYWDEDPLLRSVWELISPLIGTSGHSGHSTT; via the coding sequence atggAAGTCGATTTAAAACAACTTGTACATAAAGATCAAATCATCAAAATTGTTCCTTCCACTGAAGAATCTCTTCGAAATTTAGGTGTAAATACAGATCTCGATGAAACTGTTCAACTGTGGTTCAATCACTTGAAACAGCACTggaaaacttggaaaaaatgTCCTGCTACAGACGGCCACTTTAACAGTTTGTTTCAGATTACAGAAGATCCTTACACAGTGGCTTTGGTTTGCAGTGTCAAATGTGAAGAATTCAAAGATAGTAAGTGTAAAACACtgccatattatattatagagacCTTAGCACAATGGGCTCAACTTAATGGCAAAACACCAACTGATACATTGAAGCTTCCTGCTTTTCACATTTCCATAAGTCAAAGAAGCGCGcagtttcttaaattaatgataaatacATACCACGTCCACACAATCAAGGAAATTATTCTACCAATTGTTCAGGGAATGATAAAAAATGACAACAGTAAACTAGCATCACAGATAGTAATAGCGATGAAGCTGTATGATGACATACCTGTAGAAGACCTCCTGTTTCCATTCATTCTTCAAGATAAAGCTAATATGATTGATGAATATTTATCAGAGTGTCCAAAGCAAGTAAAACCactgttattatttttagacaGGTTATTGGACAAGAATTTAAGTGTCAAAGATTATGCACAAAAATACATAGAAGATAATAAAGTCAGTCATGTAAAGTATGACAAAATTCATTACAAACCCCTTGGAAAATTAGTTGGACGGctatgtaataaatttaatattccaGTAGAAAGTTGTAAAAATCTCAGTAAGAATCGCACAACTGGGGGGCTGAGATATCTGATTCATCAAAAATATGTAGAAAATAATGTAAGCTCTTCAGTGTGGGACGATTTAGTTAAAGATTCCCTTCAACAGAGTGGGTGCGCTCAAGAATTTATTGATATGCTGGTAGATTATGATACAAATGAGGCCTTAAAATGGGCTTCACACTTTAAGATACCTGACAATAGTTTGCCGTTGGCTTTAAAAAACTTGTCATTACAAGAAGTTCCTCCAGTGGATGAAAATTGGGATCAAGAAAATGCCACACACAACTTCTACAAACTTCCTGTGCCACAAAACAACATAATATTCATTGATACAGCTGAAAAATTCTATGATGTTGTTACAACTTTAGTCAACTGTAGCATACTGAGCATGGACTGTGAATGGAAACCATCTTTTGGGGCGGTACAGTCTCAAGTTGCTCTAATTCAAATTGCTACTTTTGACTATATCTATTTGATTGATACAATAATATTGAATAGTAAGCAGTATACAAGCTTCTGGTACAGGTTTAATAAATCAGTATTAGACAATGCTGAAATAATTAAACTAGGATTTGGCCTTGAACAAGACCTGAAAGAAATTAAAGCTTCAGTAAATGGGCTGGGCAGTATAAAAGTAAAAGGTGAAGGCTTCTTAGACTTAAGTTTATTATGGAAAAGTGTTATAAATCTTGGACTATCTTTGCCTAGCGATAGTGACACTGGAGGCAACAGTTTAACTTCCATAGTGCAAGCTTGCTTTGGTGTACCAGTAGAAAAGTCTGAGCAGTGTTCTAACTGGGAACTAAGACCATTGAgacaaacacaaataaattatgCTGCTATTGATGCATATGTATTACTAGAAATttacaaatacctacaaaagTTGTGTTTAGAACAGCATATTAATTTCGAGGAAATATGTAATTATGTGATGATAGAGAAAAAAATCAAgactacaaagaaaaataaagtcgCTGATAGAATACAAGCATCCGTTAAGGATTTCCAAAGACTAAGTAAAGATGTAAAAATACTGGTAGAGTCTGACTTATCACACTTGTTACCATATTTGAGGTACTGTGATATTGATACCATGGCTACTTCGCCGACAACATATTGGCATGATACAATTAATTTAGCTTTGTCAGAAGATCGATTAATTTTAACATCCAAGTTAAAATTAACGCCAACTGTAAAATACTCTCAAAATTTCATATTGGACATATGTAAATGTACCGCTGTCAAAGACCAGTTACATAAAGTATTATCTAGTTTTAACATTATAGTTAAGCAAAGTGATCTTTTAAATAGATgtttaaattgtaatgaaaaagaattgaaaattctttctccaaATGCAGTGATGGAGTTGTGTAAGAAATATGGTGCTTCCAGtaacaataaagtaaatattagaCATGCTAGTGATAATGAAGAAGATGATGCATATTGTGATAACTTCCTTAGTGATTCTGATGGAGATGATTTTTGTTTGTACCAACCTGTAAACACAAAAACCCACACAGCACAATCAAATAGTAAGGTATTATCAGAATCGTGTGTTACTAGCAAAGGTGcaaaaatacaatacattagCAATATTCAAAGGCTCTCAACATCTGGCAAACCTGCAACTCTTTGTGAAAATTGTGGAAAATTATATTGGGATGAAGATCCTTTATTAAGGTCTGTTTGGGAATTAAtctcaccattaataggtactAGTGGACACAGTGGACATTCTACCACCTAA
- the LOC112046667 gene encoding 26S proteasome non-ATPase regulatory subunit 6: protein MELSAEGKTPEYMALAGIKFKLSLPQFKNNPQLKEQLLQGIISGSMAPYYKEVCTDLGWSFDQKLYDKMGKDNQDRLSKFEDDDSETPVWQDRLDYLCSIGDKEAATTLATTKYEDSTLTTNRRLDAVFALFRIAYFHGCNVKDMGKTINKAHELVDKGGDWRSRNKLKAYEAIYCLAVRDYNHAAELFIDCVSTFESYELVDFGTIIQYCVLACALALERHALQAALRRQGAAVQALRSRFPELRELVESLHECRYADFMKSLAWVETQICVDPVFRPHYQHYVREARIKAYVQLLRAYRSLSLDNIADTFGVTREFVEEEIATFTAAGRLQCRIDAVAGCVVTGAGRGADADRSQLYQATIREGDLLLNRVKKLASVINF, encoded by the exons ATGGAGCTCTCAGCAGAAGGAAAAACCCCTGAATACATGGCGCTAGCTGGTATAAAGTTCAAGTTATCTCTCccgcaatttaaaaataatccgCAACTCAAGGAACAGTTACTTCAAGGAATAATATCTGGTAGCATGGCTCCATACTATAAAGAAGTTTGTACCGATCTCGGGTGGAGCTTTGACCAAAAATTGTATGACAAAATGGGCAAAGATAATCAAGATAGACTCTCCAAATTCGAAGACGATGATTCTGAAACACCAGTTTGGCAGGACCg ATTGGACTACTTATGCTCAATAGGCGACAAAGAAGCTGCAACCACTCTGGCTACAACAAAGTATGAGGATTCTACTCTAACTACAAATAGGCGGCTCGATGCAGTTTTCGCTTTGTTCAGGATTGCATACTTCCACGGCTGCAATGTCAAAGATATGGGGAAAACAATTAATAAG GCCCATGAATTGGTTGACAAGGGTGGTGATTGGAGATCTAGAAACAAACTCAAGGCATATGAAGCAATATATTGTCTGGCAGTCAGGGATTACAACCATGCTGCAGAATTGTTCATTGATTGTGTGTCAACTTTTGAATCTTATGAACTTGTTGATTTTG GTACGATAATCCAGTACTGCGTGCTGGCGTGCGCGCTCGCGCTGGAGCGGCACGCGCTGCAGGCGGCGCTGCGGCGGCAGGGCGCGGCGGTGCAGGCGCTGCGCTCGCGCTTCCCTGAGCTGCGCGAGCTGGTGGAGTCGCTGCACGAGTGTCGATATGCTGACTTTATGAAGAGCCTTGCTTGG GTGGAGACTCAGATCTGCGTGGACCCGGTGTTCCGCCCGCACTACCAGCACTACGTGCGCGAGGCGCGCATCAAGGCGTACGTGCAGCTGCTGCGCGCCTACCGCTCGCTCAGCCTCGATAACATCGCCGACACGTTCGGCGTCACACGGGAATTCGTTGAAGAGGAAATTGCCAc CTTCACGGCGGCGGGGAGGCTGCAGTGTCGTATCGACGCAGTGGCGGGCTGCGTGGTGACGGGCGCGGGGCGCGGCGCCGACGCCGACCGCTCGCAGCTGTACCAGGCGACCATACGCGAGGGAGACTTGCTGCTCAACCGCGTCAAGAAGCTCGCCAGCGTCATAAACTTCTAA